A genomic segment from Necator americanus strain Aroian chromosome III, whole genome shotgun sequence encodes:
- a CDS encoding hypothetical protein (NECATOR_CHRIII.G12627.T2) — protein sequence MLRRKIGWGPLKRRASLSVRASSKGSKMHLHLRHSRGVDAKGRVHISTDEMAEIYRNFHQALNETYWETASNHKICTDAMETLKTTHISKKNGRFLVLFTSVLSEAYSHAHYNVQELLYDDRDQIRGNYWADVVSFHKAVMAKADKVHAHSKCLHQLALLLHFASLYSLYKDVANEEFIISLYQRAENYILNDHHRLTDAEADQIKEYHDAIQTIYHLRGERSRPKVETATEKLEEAPTLALNEIDVVDATRPDPVQDQEVTLSKDELYAIYDKALERHKKMVMKRQQTMEELEKTVTAEISPVSSECSVEEEKLAETQQGSRKTSSQNSTDQNRCAGAKSVVVTSEKELEQVIKKLNPVVLSEKVETVKEKEPRTIGNSSKQRQSVSSSKHCPERRNTLATVPTLREFAGKNAIVLDKYDFKGEFERRCGRKKFIPPTALNLPIIGRPNKDDTIQSYRRKGLFDDVGFRQPPNLHKMQSFTECGSSTNAHAMVTYEEEEDLSREAEEDDIQNNNSLTPNSYMTEKIIKAVLAEKPVSPISPHRRMSMIS from the exons CAAAATGCACCTACATCTGCGACATTCACGTGGTGTCGATGCAAAAGGACGAGTTCATATCTCAACGGATGAAATGGCGGAGATCTATCGAAATTTTCATCAAGCACTTAACGAGACATACTGGGAAACAGCTTCAAACCATAAAA TTTGCACAGACGCTATGGAAACACTTAAAACGACTCATAtctcgaagaaaaatggaCGATTTCTTGTGCTTTTCACATCGGTGCTATCTGAAGCCTACAGTCATGCACATTACAACGTTCAAGAATTGCTCTACGATGACAG AGATCAGATACGAGGTAATTACTGGGCGGATGTGGTAAGCTTTCACAAAGCAGTTATGGCCAAAGCAGATAAG GTGCATGCACATAGCAAATGTTTGCATCAATTGGCTTTACTGCTGCATTTTGCTTCACTTTACAGCCTTTACAAGGATGtcgctaatgag GAATTTATTATATCCCTGTATCAACGAGCAGAAAACTACATACTAAATGATCATCATCGACTAACTGATGCGGAAGCGGATCAAATCAAGGAATACCATGATGCTATACAAACTATCTACCATCTTCGTGGTGAACGAAGTCGCCCTAAAGTAGAAACTGCTACGGAAAAATTAG AAGAAGCTCCAACGCTAGCATTGAACGAGATTGATGTTGTTGACGCTACGCGGCCAGATCCGGTGCAGGATCAGGAGGTTACTCTCTCTAAAGATGAACTTTATGCCATTTACGATAAGGCTCTTGAACGACATAAGAAGATGGTAATGAAGAGACAGCAAACAATGGAAGAACTGGAAAAAACGGTGACCGCGGAAATTTCGCCCGTTTCCTCAGAATGCTCCgtagaagaagagaaacttGCTGAAACTCAGCAAGGGTCTAGAAAAACTTCAAGCCAAAACTCAACAGATCAGAACAGATGCGCAGGGGCTAAATCGGTGGTTGTGACATCTGAAAAGGAACTTGAGCAAgtgatcaaaaaattgaatccaGTAGTGTTGTCGGAAAAGGTGGAAACGGTCAAAGAGAAGGAGCCTCGTACGATAGGAAACTCGTCGAAACAACGACAAAGCGTCTCATCATCGAAACACTGTCCTGAACGTAGAAACACGCTCGCCACTGTTCCAACACTGAGGGAATTTGCTGGAAAGAACGCAATTGTTCTAGATAAATATGACTTTAAAGGAGAATTTGAGAGAAGATGTGGTCGGAAAAAATTCATACCACCTACGGCTTTAAACCTTCCGATAATTGGACGGCCAAACAAAGATGATACCATTCAGAGTTATCGTAGGAAAGGTCTTTTTGATGATGTTGGCTTTCGACAACCGCCAAATTTGCATAAAATGCAATCGTTTACGGAATGTGGTTCATCCACGAACGCACACGCCATGGTCACAtacgaagaagaggaagacCTTAGCAGAGAAGCAGAGGAGGATGatattcaaaataataattcaCTCACACCTAATTCTTATATGACAGAGAAGATTATAAAAGCAGTTTTGGCCGAGAAACCAGTGAGTCCAATCTCTCCCCATAGAAGAATGTCGATGATCAGTTGA